In Pseudoalteromonas carrageenovora IAM 12662, the following proteins share a genomic window:
- a CDS encoding poly(beta-D-mannuronate) lyase, giving the protein MKLKHFALCAIAAAIVGCDTDSNNNDNNLGSIALTGTPTSGQTLTVAVSDPDGISGEVTYYWYADGEAIVGANSASFMLTDEQIGLPITAQGLYTDDGGVNESHITDPTADVAAMLFPASVTISGDALVGSQLTASVVDDNGFDSDTVVYQWFADDIAIADEVLSTLLLTEAQFASVITVSATFEDDRGFSESPTSLPTQAVDRTNTQGEVTISGTPTIGNTLTAQINDADGASGTIAYQWFADGETINNATQITYVVEEALLGKKLTVQVTYTDDNGFSEDNMSEETIAVSAVAVDEAGSIAIMGVAPYLAGNELSAQITDNNGIEESNVTYTWSADGVEITDTNSKTFTPTNYAGAIISVSATYTDNDGFTSTVTQSLDSVIYSQTVSNPEALLGAISSGLADGSVIGLNTGVYADMDAILLTSAVTLRAVEGQVPVISGELCVHVADGVDGAGLEGLTFKNIDTKAGEFCESEESAVIYSEGDNFTFSHNTMDGEEDTLNNSEYHWLMIKGQSALVERNTFSNRIVAEKGSVIKMSSSSSDHVIQYNLFSDSNNPNFGQSSLYLINAGSTTGSGAADDANFTIQYNRIENFVTGRRLMRVQTSGATIKGNTIVNANGGISLEDGGFNAVTDNIVIRTTDIESSSDRPAGVMMTPLGHTVSNNYIAGIRSGNKEAGGIVFTANPFSQADGGVPNSGNQSVLDAAGDFTLTVTNNTVLNSQQPIVFSTEIGSKAPTGDCDELTAENAPVLYGLTKNAFVINFNGNLIANGLGEEAVEDAPTPESAFSLGLFYPNRLDSDHAFEYDCDLINHDSSVFSNNFGYMDSRVSGDDSDDWVAIRNLNGNGSFDTDGAIDQDPVANDKEVLEYVTVASTLIETDPAGAQAVAGAKGLHYIQTSQVGAGSTWVIQND; this is encoded by the coding sequence ATGAAATTAAAACACTTCGCACTTTGCGCTATTGCAGCAGCAATTGTTGGTTGTGATACAGATTCAAACAACAATGACAACAACTTGGGCTCTATAGCTCTAACAGGAACCCCCACAAGTGGGCAAACATTAACCGTAGCAGTGAGCGATCCTGATGGTATATCAGGCGAAGTTACTTATTATTGGTATGCAGATGGAGAAGCCATTGTTGGTGCTAATAGCGCATCATTCATGTTAACCGACGAGCAAATAGGTTTACCTATTACAGCGCAGGGTCTATATACAGATGATGGTGGAGTGAACGAATCTCATATTACCGACCCAACAGCTGATGTGGCAGCCATGCTGTTTCCTGCAAGTGTGACTATTTCTGGTGATGCGTTAGTTGGTTCGCAATTGACCGCAAGTGTTGTAGATGACAATGGTTTTGATAGCGACACGGTTGTTTATCAATGGTTTGCTGATGATATTGCAATTGCAGATGAAGTACTATCGACGCTTTTGCTAACTGAGGCGCAATTTGCAAGTGTGATCACTGTTTCCGCTACATTTGAAGATGACCGCGGATTTTCAGAATCTCCAACATCATTGCCCACTCAAGCGGTTGATAGAACAAATACACAAGGTGAAGTAACAATTAGTGGTACACCTACAATTGGCAATACACTAACAGCTCAAATTAATGATGCTGATGGGGCTTCAGGCACTATCGCCTATCAGTGGTTTGCAGATGGTGAAACTATTAATAATGCAACGCAAATTACCTACGTAGTTGAAGAAGCATTACTAGGTAAAAAACTCACCGTTCAAGTTACTTACACCGACGATAATGGTTTCTCTGAAGATAATATGTCTGAAGAAACGATTGCTGTTTCAGCCGTTGCTGTTGATGAGGCGGGAAGTATTGCGATTATGGGCGTTGCTCCTTACTTAGCGGGTAATGAACTAAGCGCACAAATCACAGATAACAATGGTATTGAAGAGTCTAACGTAACATACACATGGTCCGCCGACGGTGTTGAAATTACAGATACTAATAGCAAAACATTTACACCAACTAATTATGCAGGCGCTATTATTTCGGTGTCAGCTACTTATACCGATAATGATGGCTTTACAAGTACAGTAACCCAATCACTTGATAGTGTGATTTACAGTCAAACTGTGAGCAACCCTGAAGCATTATTAGGAGCTATTAGTTCTGGATTAGCCGATGGTTCTGTTATCGGTTTAAATACCGGTGTATACGCAGATATGGATGCAATTTTACTCACTAGTGCAGTGACATTGCGAGCAGTAGAAGGGCAAGTGCCGGTAATTAGCGGAGAATTATGTGTACACGTGGCTGATGGGGTCGATGGCGCTGGTTTAGAAGGTCTTACATTTAAAAACATTGATACAAAAGCAGGCGAGTTTTGTGAATCTGAGGAATCTGCCGTTATTTATTCAGAAGGCGATAATTTTACCTTTTCGCACAACACAATGGATGGAGAAGAAGATACACTTAATAACTCTGAATACCATTGGCTGATGATAAAAGGTCAAAGTGCATTAGTAGAGAGAAATACCTTCTCTAATCGAATTGTAGCCGAAAAAGGCTCTGTGATTAAAATGTCATCTTCAAGTTCAGATCACGTAATTCAATATAATTTATTTAGTGATAGTAACAATCCAAACTTTGGGCAATCAAGTTTATATTTAATTAATGCAGGTAGTACAACAGGCTCAGGCGCCGCTGACGACGCAAATTTTACTATTCAATACAACCGGATAGAAAATTTTGTAACGGGTCGTCGTTTAATGCGTGTGCAAACGTCTGGTGCAACTATAAAAGGCAATACAATTGTAAATGCTAATGGCGGTATATCACTTGAAGATGGTGGCTTTAATGCAGTTACAGACAACATAGTTATTCGTACCACTGATATAGAAAGCTCAAGTGATAGGCCCGCTGGCGTGATGATGACACCGCTTGGTCATACTGTCAGTAATAACTATATTGCGGGAATTCGCTCTGGCAACAAAGAAGCGGGTGGCATTGTATTTACAGCTAACCCATTCTCTCAAGCCGATGGCGGTGTGCCAAACTCTGGTAACCAATCTGTATTAGACGCTGCGGGTGATTTCACATTAACGGTAACAAACAACACCGTATTAAACTCACAGCAACCCATCGTATTTAGTACTGAGATTGGCTCTAAAGCACCGACAGGGGATTGTGATGAATTAACCGCAGAAAATGCCCCTGTTTTATATGGCTTAACTAAAAATGCCTTTGTTATTAACTTTAACGGGAACCTAATTGCTAATGGCCTAGGTGAAGAAGCTGTAGAAGACGCCCCGACTCCTGAAAGTGCGTTTTCTTTAGGGCTATTCTATCCAAATAGGCTAGATAGCGACCATGCATTTGAATACGACTGTGATTTAATTAACCACGACAGCTCTGTATTTAGCAATAACTTTGGCTATATGGATAGTCGAGTTTCAGGTGATGACAGCGATGATTGGGTAGCCATTAGAAACCTTAACGGTAATGGGTCATTCGATACCGACGGGGCAATTGATCAAGACCCTGTAGCGAATGATAAAGAGGTACTTGAGTACGTAACCGTAGCAAGTACGTTGATTGAAACTGATCCAGCAGGTGCGCAAGCTGTTGCTGGCGCTAAAGGGCTTCATTACATACAAACCAGCCAAGTGGGCGCAGGCTCAACATGGGTAATTCAAAACGATTAA
- a CDS encoding MFS transporter produces the protein MKIQGLRWWVIVLIALATIINYIDRQALSVLWPDIVEEMFPDESALERKQIYANISIVFVFAYAFGQAIFGKIFDWVGTRLGFVLSIGVWSLATVAHAFAQGVLSLSIFRAILGVAEAGNWPGAAKGNAEWFPTKERALAQGIFNSGAAIGGIIAIPLIAYLTVYFSWQMVFVFVGALGFLWLVPWIILVKAPPGAHPWITEQEREYILTGQRRVDDNGDVTGEDEEEYNPSTKELLSRKQSWGVIIASAAIDPIWWLFVFWIPIYLNEVYAMDVKSIGIYGWVPYVGAMFGAWFGGLLAQNRLKAGWNTDKTRKLTITLGCLIMLPSLLAMANPGGPTTAVLIMAFILFGFQTAIGNVQTLPSDLLGKKAVGTLSGFSGMAAKLGAVGLTSLVPILTADGNYAPAFIIGASLAIIAMAAVWLLIPKIEPLKKPE, from the coding sequence ATGAAAATTCAAGGCTTACGCTGGTGGGTTATAGTGCTAATTGCACTTGCTACCATTATTAACTACATAGACCGCCAAGCACTTAGTGTTTTATGGCCTGATATTGTGGAAGAAATGTTTCCAGATGAATCGGCATTAGAACGTAAACAAATCTATGCGAACATTTCTATTGTATTTGTATTTGCTTACGCATTTGGTCAAGCCATTTTCGGTAAAATATTCGACTGGGTGGGTACGCGCTTAGGTTTTGTATTGTCAATTGGTGTGTGGTCGCTAGCAACTGTGGCTCATGCTTTTGCACAAGGTGTTTTAAGCTTAAGTATATTCCGCGCTATTTTAGGCGTAGCAGAGGCGGGTAACTGGCCCGGTGCTGCTAAAGGAAATGCAGAGTGGTTTCCTACTAAAGAACGTGCGCTTGCACAGGGGATTTTTAACTCTGGTGCAGCCATAGGTGGCATTATTGCTATTCCTTTAATTGCCTATTTAACCGTGTATTTTAGCTGGCAGATGGTGTTTGTATTTGTGGGTGCTTTGGGCTTTTTATGGCTAGTACCGTGGATCATCCTAGTTAAAGCGCCACCAGGTGCTCACCCGTGGATCACCGAACAAGAGCGTGAATATATTTTAACAGGTCAAAGACGTGTTGATGATAATGGCGATGTCACTGGCGAAGATGAAGAAGAATACAATCCTTCGACTAAAGAGCTACTATCGCGTAAACAAAGCTGGGGTGTAATTATTGCCTCTGCAGCGATTGATCCTATTTGGTGGCTATTTGTATTTTGGATACCAATTTACTTAAACGAAGTATATGCAATGGATGTTAAATCTATTGGTATATACGGTTGGGTACCTTATGTTGGCGCAATGTTTGGCGCGTGGTTTGGTGGTTTATTAGCGCAAAACCGCTTAAAAGCCGGTTGGAATACAGATAAAACACGTAAGCTTACGATTACCCTAGGTTGTTTAATTATGTTGCCATCGTTATTAGCAATGGCAAACCCAGGCGGTCCAACAACGGCTGTTCTTATTATGGCTTTTATCTTATTTGGCTTTCAAACAGCTATTGGTAACGTACAAACTCTTCCAAGCGATTTACTTGGCAAAAAAGCAGTGGGTACATTGTCTGGTTTCTCTGGCATGGCAGCTAAATTGGGTGCGGTAGGCCTTACTTCACTGGTACCAATTTTAACAGCTGACGGCAATTACGCTCCTGCGTTTATTATTGGTGCTTCTCTTGCCATTATAGCTATGGCAGCAGTATGGTTACTGATCCCAAAAATAGAACCTCTTAAAAAGCCTGAATAA
- a CDS encoding cupin domain-containing protein: MQKQSAHFSFGNETEIEDLGNGLKRQMLGYNEELMAVKIWFEKGAIGYNHAHRHSQVTYVVEGEFHFNIDGVTKILKPGDSCLIPPFADHGATCPTGGILIDTFSPAREDFLED; encoded by the coding sequence ATGCAAAAGCAAAGCGCACATTTTTCATTTGGTAACGAAACCGAAATTGAAGACTTAGGAAACGGTTTAAAACGCCAAATGCTTGGATATAACGAAGAGCTGATGGCCGTTAAAATCTGGTTTGAAAAAGGAGCTATTGGTTATAACCATGCTCACAGACACTCTCAAGTAACTTATGTAGTTGAAGGTGAGTTTCACTTTAACATTGATGGCGTAACCAAAATTTTAAAACCAGGTGATAGCTGCCTAATTCCACCATTTGCAGATCATGGTGCTACTTGCCCAACTGGCGGTATTTTAATTGATACCTTTAGCCCGGCGCGTGAAGACTTTCTTGAGGATTAA
- the eda gene encoding bifunctional 4-hydroxy-2-oxoglutarate aldolase/2-dehydro-3-deoxy-phosphogluconate aldolase, with protein sequence MTRFSELMSGQTLLPIIQADTPEQGVQIAKAMANAGLTLVEVVLRTEASLDALKAIKEQVPELKVGAGTVINETILQQAIDAGSDFIVTPAVSPKLLSALTKCNVPVLPGVSNTGDILMALEYGFKEQKLFPASLAGGASFVSAVSSVFREVSFCPTGGVSEQNKMDYLSLNNVFAVGGTWVAKKEWVKEQNWQAITDSCIEAIK encoded by the coding sequence ATGACTCGCTTTTCTGAACTTATGTCAGGGCAAACACTGCTACCTATAATTCAAGCTGATACCCCAGAGCAAGGTGTACAAATTGCTAAAGCTATGGCTAATGCAGGTCTTACCCTGGTTGAGGTTGTGCTAAGAACAGAAGCATCTTTAGATGCGTTAAAAGCTATAAAAGAGCAAGTACCTGAGCTTAAAGTTGGTGCAGGAACAGTTATAAACGAAACTATTTTACAGCAAGCAATAGATGCAGGTTCTGATTTTATTGTAACTCCAGCTGTATCTCCTAAACTATTAAGTGCACTTACAAAGTGTAACGTGCCTGTTTTACCAGGTGTATCAAACACAGGTGATATTTTAATGGCTCTTGAATATGGGTTTAAAGAGCAAAAGTTATTCCCGGCATCGCTAGCTGGTGGTGCGTCGTTTGTTTCTGCTGTATCAAGTGTTTTTAGAGAAGTTAGTTTTTGCCCAACTGGTGGCGTAAGCGAGCAAAACAAAATGGACTACCTATCTTTAAACAACGTGTTTGCAGTAGGTGGGACATGGGTCGCTAAAAAAGAATGGGTTAAAGAGCAAAACTGGCAAGCAATTACTGACTCGTGTATAGAAGCTATAAAGTAA
- a CDS encoding class 1 fructose-bisphosphatase — translation MKRLNTVLKEDGVETDLILLIRTILATSKEIAFRVSQGELAGVLGSTLNENVQGEVQKKLDVIANQLLKDILIDDTLVKSVASEEEDHAVGAHPDGKFIVAFDPLDGSSNIDVNGQIGTIFTIYPARDDVAYDSDEQFKQPGTNQVCAGYVLYGPSSLLVMSTGGPTRCYTLDCTHGGYLLTNKQLNVPKQSREFAVNMANYRYWDEPTQVYFDKLLYTCESFEKSSMRWNAAMVGDVHRILCRGGLFLYPQDKRTGNENGKIRLLYEANPLALLMENAGGSATSRGKRILDIAPSSLHQRVPVAMGSDEPVEFYNSTLA, via the coding sequence ATGAAAAGATTAAATACAGTTCTTAAAGAAGACGGTGTAGAAACCGACCTTATTTTACTTATACGTACTATTTTAGCGACATCAAAAGAAATTGCTTTCAGAGTAAGCCAAGGCGAACTTGCTGGCGTTTTAGGTTCAACGTTAAACGAAAATGTTCAGGGTGAAGTACAAAAAAAATTAGATGTGATTGCTAATCAACTTCTAAAAGATATATTAATAGACGATACGTTAGTAAAGTCAGTAGCGTCGGAAGAAGAAGATCACGCAGTAGGTGCTCACCCAGATGGAAAATTTATAGTTGCTTTTGATCCGCTCGATGGTTCATCAAATATTGATGTGAATGGTCAAATTGGCACCATATTTACAATTTATCCAGCGCGAGATGATGTTGCTTATGACAGTGACGAGCAATTTAAGCAACCAGGTACTAATCAGGTTTGCGCAGGTTATGTTTTATATGGCCCGTCTTCATTACTTGTAATGAGTACTGGCGGCCCAACACGATGCTATACGTTAGATTGTACTCATGGCGGATATCTACTAACTAATAAACAGCTAAATGTACCAAAACAAAGCCGAGAATTTGCGGTTAACATGGCAAATTACCGCTACTGGGATGAGCCAACACAAGTATATTTTGATAAATTGCTTTATACCTGCGAGAGCTTTGAAAAAAGCTCAATGCGCTGGAATGCAGCAATGGTTGGTGATGTTCATCGAATATTATGTCGCGGAGGTTTATTTTTATATCCTCAAGATAAGCGCACCGGCAATGAAAACGGCAAAATTAGATTACTCTACGAGGCCAATCCACTTGCATTATTAATGGAAAATGCCGGCGGCAGTGCCACCTCAAGAGGCAAGCGAATTTTAGATATTGCACCAAGCAGCTTACATCAACGAGTTCCAGTTGCTATGGGCTCTGATGAGCCCGTTGAGTTTTATAACAGTACACTAGCTTAA
- the fbaA gene encoding class II fructose-bisphosphate aldolase, which produces MEHLAPAILPGVIVGDEVSAVYEHARANQYALPAVNVVSTTSINATLEAAKKMSSPVIIQLSNGGAQFFCGKGLVLPDQQGAVLGAVSAARYVHAVAAHYEVPVMLHTDHAAKKLLPWIDGLLDEGERHFALTGKPLFSSHMIDLSEEPLEENIEICERYLTRMAKIGMTLEIELGCTGGEEDGVDNSHLDSSALYTQPEDIAFAYERLSKISPNFIIAASFGNVHGVYKPGNVVLTPSILKDSQAYVSDKFNLPNNSINFVFHGGSGSEYSKIAESLTYGVVKMNIDTDTQWACWNGILDYYKNKQAYLHGQIGNPDGDDKPNKKYYDPRVWLRHSEQSMVTRLEQCFTDLNCVNRYN; this is translated from the coding sequence ATGGAACATTTAGCCCCGGCAATACTGCCAGGCGTAATAGTTGGTGACGAAGTAAGTGCGGTATACGAACATGCTCGTGCTAACCAATATGCTTTACCTGCAGTTAATGTTGTAAGTACAACCTCAATTAACGCAACCTTAGAAGCAGCCAAAAAAATGAGTTCGCCAGTCATCATTCAGTTATCTAATGGTGGCGCACAATTTTTTTGTGGTAAAGGCTTAGTGTTGCCAGATCAGCAAGGCGCTGTACTTGGCGCAGTTAGCGCAGCAAGGTATGTGCACGCAGTTGCTGCACATTACGAAGTACCCGTTATGCTGCATACCGATCATGCTGCTAAAAAGCTATTACCTTGGATAGATGGTTTACTCGATGAGGGCGAAAGGCATTTTGCTTTAACCGGTAAGCCGCTATTTAGTTCGCATATGATTGACCTTTCAGAAGAGCCTCTTGAGGAAAATATAGAAATATGTGAGCGCTACCTTACACGTATGGCTAAAATTGGAATGACGCTTGAGATAGAGTTAGGGTGTACTGGCGGTGAAGAAGATGGTGTTGATAACTCCCACCTAGATAGCTCGGCCTTATATACGCAACCCGAAGATATTGCTTTCGCTTATGAGCGATTAAGTAAAATTAGCCCTAACTTTATTATTGCCGCATCGTTTGGCAATGTTCATGGTGTGTATAAGCCTGGCAATGTTGTACTAACGCCAAGTATTTTAAAAGATTCTCAAGCTTACGTATCAGATAAGTTCAACTTGCCTAATAATTCAATTAACTTTGTGTTTCATGGTGGTAGTGGCTCTGAATACAGTAAAATTGCAGAATCATTAACTTATGGCGTAGTAAAAATGAATATCGACACTGATACACAGTGGGCGTGTTGGAATGGTATTTTAGATTACTACAAAAATAAGCAAGCTTATCTACATGGACAGATTGGTAATCCTGATGGCGATGATAAGCCAAACAAAAAATACTATGATCCACGTGTATGGCTTCGTCATTCTGAGCAAAGTATGGTCACAAGACTCGAACAATGCTTTACCGATCTTAATTGTGTAAATAGGTACAATTAA
- a CDS encoding sugar kinase, translating to MKNIYFMGECMVELRAMSAATLHQSFAGDVYNSAVYLKRSFPQVATSVVTALGQDNLSKKMLERFESEQLDTQFVFAHDSKVPGMYYIETDAFGERSFTYWRSDSAAKKVVSFLNTDVVKQLSQGDMFFFSGISLAVIDENAREDFWRVVKQLKSAGVKIVFDPNYRARLWNSVDETKTQYDLAFGLADVTLPGVEDLTTLYDVHSVEDVIEYLKIYNIDEIIVKNGPESVITQLDNTLQSHTIIPVTNVVDTTSAGDAFNGVYLGARLSGKSIADAVQLGAKAAGAVIQQPGAIAPKDVFQLAMAKAGI from the coding sequence ATGAAAAATATTTACTTTATGGGTGAGTGTATGGTTGAGCTCAGAGCAATGAGCGCAGCAACGTTACACCAATCATTTGCAGGCGATGTTTATAATTCTGCCGTGTATTTAAAGCGTAGTTTTCCTCAAGTAGCGACCTCAGTAGTTACTGCTTTAGGGCAAGATAACTTAAGTAAAAAAATGTTAGAGCGCTTTGAAAGTGAACAGCTAGATACTCAGTTTGTATTTGCTCACGATAGCAAAGTACCTGGTATGTACTACATAGAAACAGATGCTTTTGGAGAGCGTAGCTTTACTTATTGGCGCAGCGACTCAGCAGCTAAAAAAGTAGTTAGTTTTTTAAATACAGACGTTGTGAAACAGCTTTCACAAGGTGATATGTTTTTCTTTTCAGGCATTTCACTTGCTGTAATTGACGAAAACGCACGTGAAGATTTTTGGCGTGTAGTAAAACAACTTAAAAGTGCTGGCGTAAAAATAGTATTCGATCCTAATTACCGTGCTCGTTTGTGGAATAGTGTTGATGAGACTAAAACGCAGTACGACCTTGCATTTGGTCTTGCTGATGTAACACTGCCTGGCGTTGAAGATTTAACAACCCTTTACGATGTTCATAGTGTTGAAGACGTAATTGAATATTTAAAAATATATAACATAGACGAAATTATCGTTAAAAATGGCCCAGAGTCGGTTATTACTCAATTAGACAACACACTTCAAAGTCACACAATAATACCAGTTACTAATGTTGTTGATACAACATCAGCAGGGGATGCATTTAACGGCGTTTACTTAGGCGCACGTTTATCTGGCAAATCTATCGCTGATGCAGTTCAACTTGGTGCTAAAGCAGCCGGTGCTGTTATTCAACAACCTGGCGCAATTGCACCAAAAGATGTTTTTCAGCTTGCTATGGCTAAAGCTGGCATTTAA